From the genome of Halomonas sp. 1513, one region includes:
- a CDS encoding glycerophosphodiester phosphodiesterase: protein MLSLSQLHGDVLRSLREHFRPLLAYHLFFTVLASAVLLPTVAWTLTSLLGQFGRPVISNAELLDILISPGGVLWLLAAIGLTFLVLYLQQAGMILVAVRPRDNHYRLAWEAFWGSLRRLPSLAGLVVVQVGAHLLLVLPPVLAISWLYGAFLGGLDPYYVQRVRPPAMWQFLAVSLPLALVWATIAATLYFRWILALPLVVLEALSPLRALKRSHRLTRGRRRPIATAVILLLILIVALPFLITALFDRVFTPMLWWLPERNAVLIPAMLAYLSGYVLLTLAVTFVGIAANSLLSACLYLRLVHSEPRPPRPTADAHPGRWAWAVELGVIAFAISQAWLIVNSFELRDEVLVTAHRGSSMAAPENTMAAIDQAILDGADFTEIDVRLTADDQVVLYHDRTLQRLTGDPRNVRDLTLEELQQFDVGSWFGDAFIDERMPSLDEALARTRTQSPLMIDLKPDPGRELDLVEAVLESLARENLARQECRDLAQPPPQGCGSDDVHDDVLVATMSPSLVREIKARVPQVRTTLLAQFVLPGTLDRSSFDALGLRHNRVSDGEIRAARYFGYELHTWTVNDRARMSQLIDMGVDNIITDRPDLLNELLEDRRELSDGALLLVKLRNWLRN from the coding sequence ATGCTGTCACTGTCCCAGCTACACGGTGACGTGCTGCGCTCACTGCGTGAGCATTTTCGCCCACTGCTTGCCTATCACCTGTTCTTTACCGTTCTCGCCTCAGCGGTGCTGCTGCCGACGGTGGCCTGGACCCTGACGTCGCTGCTCGGCCAGTTCGGCCGGCCGGTGATCAGCAATGCCGAGCTGCTCGACATCCTGATCTCCCCCGGCGGCGTGCTGTGGCTGCTGGCGGCGATCGGCTTGACCTTCCTGGTGCTCTACCTGCAGCAGGCGGGCATGATCCTGGTCGCGGTACGCCCCCGCGACAATCACTACCGGCTGGCCTGGGAAGCCTTCTGGGGCAGCTTGCGCCGGCTGCCCTCCCTGGCCGGGCTGGTGGTGGTGCAGGTCGGTGCCCACCTGCTGCTGGTACTGCCGCCGGTGCTGGCGATCAGCTGGCTCTATGGCGCCTTCCTTGGCGGTCTCGACCCCTACTACGTCCAGCGGGTACGTCCGCCGGCCATGTGGCAGTTCCTGGCCGTCAGCCTGCCGCTGGCACTGGTCTGGGCCACCATTGCCGCGACCCTCTACTTCCGCTGGATCCTGGCCCTGCCGCTGGTGGTGCTCGAGGCACTGAGCCCGCTGCGCGCGCTCAAGCGCAGCCATCGCCTGACCCGCGGCCGCCGGCGGCCGATCGCCACGGCGGTGATCCTGCTGCTGATCCTGATCGTCGCGCTGCCTTTCTTGATCACCGCGCTATTCGACCGCGTCTTCACGCCGATGCTGTGGTGGCTGCCGGAGCGCAACGCCGTGCTGATCCCGGCCATGCTCGCCTATCTCAGCGGCTATGTGCTGCTGACGCTGGCGGTGACCTTCGTGGGTATTGCCGCCAACAGCCTGCTCTCCGCCTGCCTCTATTTGCGCCTGGTGCACAGTGAGCCGCGCCCGCCGCGGCCCACCGCCGACGCCCATCCCGGGCGCTGGGCCTGGGCCGTGGAACTGGGAGTGATCGCCTTCGCCATCAGCCAGGCGTGGCTGATCGTCAACAGCTTCGAGCTGCGCGACGAGGTCCTCGTCACCGCCCATCGCGGCAGCTCCATGGCAGCCCCGGAAAACACCATGGCCGCCATCGATCAGGCGATCCTCGACGGCGCCGACTTCACCGAGATCGACGTGCGCCTCACCGCGGACGATCAGGTGGTGCTCTACCATGATCGCACCCTGCAGCGCCTCACCGGCGACCCGCGCAACGTGCGCGACCTGACCCTGGAAGAGCTCCAGCAGTTCGACGTGGGCAGCTGGTTCGGCGATGCCTTCATCGATGAGCGCATGCCGTCCCTGGACGAGGCGTTGGCACGCACCCGTACCCAGAGCCCGCTGATGATCGACCTCAAGCCCGACCCGGGCCGCGAACTGGATCTGGTCGAGGCGGTACTCGAGAGCCTGGCGCGCGAGAACCTGGCACGCCAGGAGTGCCGTGACCTGGCACAACCACCGCCCCAAGGGTGCGGTAGCGATGACGTCCACGATGACGTGCTGGTCGCCACCATGTCACCGTCACTGGTGCGCGAGATCAAGGCTCGCGTGCCCCAGGTCCGCACCACCCTGCTGGCACAGTTCGTGCTGCCGGGCACCCTCGATCGCAGCAGCTTCGATGCCCTCGGCCTGCGCCACAATCGGGTCAGCGACGGCGAGATTCGCGCCGCCCGCTACTTCGGCTATGAGCTGCATACCTGGACGGTCAATGACCGCGCACGCATGTCGCAGCTGATCGACATGGGGGTCGACAACATCATCACCGACCGGCCGGATCTCCTCAACGAGCTTCTCGAGGACCGCCGCGAACTCAGCGACGGCGCCCTTTTGTTGGTCAAGCTAAGGAACTGGCTGAGGAATTGA
- a CDS encoding gamma-glutamyltransferase, with protein MPAAVHAEVAFDYDIPAIAPEVSSGSEEKPGWATQRFAVAAANPLATDAGYQVLKAGGSAVDAAIAVQMVLTLVEPQSSGIGGGAFMVHYDGEAVQAYDGRETAPGDVDGELFLDEEGEPLDFMDAAASGLSVGTPGTVRMLELAHGRHGELPWAALFEPAIALAEQGFAVSPRLHTSLAREERLRDDPLAGPFYYPEGEPLAEGHELKNPALGTVLRALAEHGSKALHTGPIAEDLVSRVQDHAERPGSLSLEDLASYSAETRTPLCNDWQAYRVCGFPPPSSGHLTIMQILGVLEHLPELEAPLEDGRPSVDWLHQFLEASRLAFADRGKYIADPDFVEAPGYDWNSMLDPKYLAGRAALLGEESLGSDGAEPGEPGELATAWAVQPEQPEYGTSHISIIDEHGNALAMTTTIESAFGSRIMADGGTGLPGGYLLNNELTDFSFTAEDADGNPIANRVEARKRPRSSMSPTLVFERDSDALVASLGSPGGAAIIHYTAKALVAMLDWGLDAQEALNLPHAITLGGPVFLEEGAFPAEVLEALNQRGHDASERELVSGLQALQVVEEGLYGGADPRREGVVMGE; from the coding sequence CACCGACGCCGGCTACCAGGTGCTCAAGGCTGGCGGCAGTGCCGTCGACGCCGCGATTGCGGTGCAGATGGTGCTGACCCTGGTCGAACCGCAGTCCAGCGGCATCGGCGGCGGGGCCTTCATGGTGCACTACGACGGCGAGGCGGTGCAGGCCTACGACGGCCGTGAGACGGCACCCGGCGACGTCGACGGCGAGCTGTTCCTCGATGAGGAGGGTGAACCGCTCGACTTCATGGATGCCGCGGCCAGCGGCCTTTCGGTCGGCACACCGGGTACCGTGCGCATGCTCGAGCTGGCCCACGGCCGCCACGGCGAATTGCCCTGGGCGGCGCTGTTCGAGCCGGCGATCGCGCTGGCCGAGCAGGGCTTCGCGGTCAGCCCACGGCTGCACACCAGCCTGGCCCGTGAGGAGCGGCTGCGCGACGACCCGCTGGCGGGGCCGTTCTACTATCCCGAGGGCGAACCGCTGGCCGAGGGGCATGAGCTCAAGAATCCGGCGCTCGGCACCGTCTTGCGCGCACTCGCCGAGCACGGCAGCAAGGCGCTGCACACTGGTCCTATCGCCGAGGACCTGGTGTCCCGCGTTCAGGATCATGCCGAGCGCCCCGGCTCCCTCAGCCTCGAAGACCTGGCCAGCTACTCGGCCGAGACCCGTACGCCGCTGTGCAACGACTGGCAGGCCTACCGGGTGTGTGGTTTCCCCCCGCCTTCTTCCGGGCACCTGACCATCATGCAGATTCTCGGCGTGCTCGAGCACCTGCCCGAACTGGAGGCGCCGCTCGAGGATGGCCGGCCCAGCGTCGACTGGCTGCACCAGTTCCTCGAGGCGTCGCGGCTGGCCTTCGCCGACCGCGGCAAGTATATCGCCGACCCCGATTTCGTCGAGGCGCCCGGCTACGACTGGAACAGCATGCTCGACCCTAAGTATCTCGCCGGACGCGCCGCACTGCTGGGTGAAGAGAGCCTGGGTAGCGACGGCGCCGAGCCGGGGGAGCCCGGCGAGCTCGCCACCGCCTGGGCGGTGCAGCCCGAGCAGCCCGAGTACGGCACCAGCCATATCAGCATCATCGATGAGCACGGCAATGCCCTGGCCATGACCACCACCATCGAGTCGGCCTTCGGTTCGCGGATCATGGCCGACGGCGGCACTGGCTTGCCCGGCGGCTACCTGCTCAACAACGAGCTGACCGACTTCTCCTTCACCGCGGAGGACGCCGACGGCAACCCGATTGCCAACCGCGTCGAGGCGCGCAAGCGGCCGCGCTCGAGCATGAGCCCGACGCTGGTGTTCGAGCGTGACAGCGACGCGCTGGTGGCCAGCCTGGGGTCTCCCGGGGGAGCGGCGATCATCCACTATACCGCCAAGGCGCTGGTCGCCATGCTCGACTGGGGGCTGGACGCCCAGGAGGCGCTCAACCTGCCTCACGCTATCACCCTGGGCGGGCCGGTGTTCCTGGAGGAGGGGGCCTTTCCGGCCGAGGTGCTCGAGGCACTCAACCAGCGCGGCCACGATGCCAGCGAGCGGGAGCTGGTCAGCGGCCTGCAGGCTCTGCAGGTCGTCGAGGAGGGCCTCTACGGCGGCGCCGATCCGCGGCGCGAAGGCGTGGTGATGGGGGAGTAG